The following nucleotide sequence is from Takifugu flavidus isolate HTHZ2018 chromosome 4, ASM371156v2, whole genome shotgun sequence.
CCATGACAATGCTAGGCCTCGCTAGCTTCGAAGCTAGCTAAAGACAGATGGCCTTTAAAACAGCCAACTGGACACTGAACGCAGCACAAGATTAGCTGGGATTTGACATTTCTTCCCCTTCAACATTCATTTCACTTGTCATCACAACATTAAACTAAGAATATGGATGTTGTCAACAGGTCGCTTTTGTTGTTTGCTGCTCCCATCGTTTAAACAGCTGTTAAACCCAGAAAGCTGCTAAAATAACCCGTCAGCTCCGCGTCAACAAACTCACGGGCTAAGCTAAGCTACTGCTGCTAGCCTTCTTACCAAAAGTCCTCCGCTGTTTGAAAGGTCTGTCTGACGGCATCTCGGTGGGGTGATAACGCTGTTATAACCCGGCCAATAAAAGGATTATAGTGCACTTCTGTCTCCGAACGTCCGTCGCTTGAGTTTGTCAACAACCACCGCTGACGTCACCCGGATTTAAAGGGAACGTTCGTCACTTCCTGTCGGCGCAGCTTCAAAAGGCCTTCAGCGGCCAGCGTGGTTGGCATGTTGTTGAAcataaaataaagcattttagACGCAACAAAAGCGTTTTAAGAGGTTTTATTCGGGAAGAAATGACCTTGGAgagtcaccatggtaacagacGCCTGGAATGTCTCTGCCAGGTTGTGCAAACAGCCTTCAGCAACCATAAATCATCAAAGAAACATTCGGGACTGAAGTGTGTTCCCGTCTCACCACAGCGGGATGCTAAGCTAAAGAAGGGCGGCGTCATGGTCACATCAAAGCAACAGCGAGTGCATCGACAGTCCAGGTTCATAACAAAGAGTTTTAATGAGTTAAATATGAGACAATGGCGACGTGCTCCTCCTCTAATGTCCTGGATTCTGAATGACGATCAGGAAGTAGTCCTTATCTGTgggaacacacaaaaacaaaggataAGGCGCGGAGGCGAGAAGGTGGCCGCCTCTGCCTCCAGCGGACAGAAAGACGGACTCTTTCCTGACTGGAGGTGCAGGTGAACCGGCTTAAAGAGCACCAGGTCCCAGAGGAAGCCAGATCAGCTGGGCTGCGTCCTGTCCTGGACCGGTCGGCGTGGAGGTCTGGTTAAACTAGTTCTGGCAGAGAGAAGGTTCTCGGGCCTGGATGACCGAGAACAAACCTTCGGCTGCTCACCTGGAGCGATCATGATCTCGTTCTTCTTGGAGCGCACCCGCAGGAAGGTCAGGTCGTTCTGGGGGTCGATGTCTCGGATGGTGGTCCTGGCCTTCATCAGCAGCTGGTGAATCAGTCCGGCGTACTGGACAGTACTGGTGCTGTCCAGAGTGGTTTTGATGGGAATTCCTGAGGAAAACCAACACGCAGCACCATAAGATCCGCACAAATATTCCAGgaagaacaaaagaaatgaattcCACCTTCTGAATTGGCGACGATGATGCCCTGAACTCCCTTCTGGCTCTGGATTCTCTTCAACGTTTCTTCAACTTCAGCCTGAAAAACATGTTCAACGGCTCCGTCAGCCTAACATTAAGGGCACATTTATGGCGAGATTTAATATAAAACGAGCGTCGTCAGCGAGAAATAACAAGATAAACATCTACATTAAGGCCACGACGAGGGCTAATGAGCTAGGTGCTAAAGACAACGCCCGCGCAAACAAAAACAGTCACATAATTGAAGCCAAACATCACAGTTTTAATTCCTACGCGCTCGTAAAATTGTACTTGAAGAGTTCTTCaccattttaaagatgaaatCTTTGACAGAATCTCCGCTTTTGGCTCACAAGCTAATATCTCAGCTGTTGTTGCCTGGTGATACACTTCCGGGTCAAAGGGTACAGTGATGCGTTCACGCCCGGGGAATCAGCAGGAAAAATTCACGTCGACAACGATCCACAGCAGTTTGTTGTGTGCATCCACACAACCAactaaatatatataaaatcctTTTCTAACCATCTTTAGCTCTTTAAATTGCCGCATGGGTGTTTCTATATGTTTCTATAACTTTTCGGTCACATTTATTGCGTTTTAAAACTACAATTATGTACAACAACAACATGTAGCGTGACTCCAGCGGGCTGGAGAAtaaactgattttaaaataaaagcagctccATCGTTGCTGTTCTTTCGAAGTATCCAGCTGTTAGTTGACTTTAACAGCTGTAGTAACATGTGCAGCTTCGCTCTTATCTAAATGTACAGTATAACTGCCACTCATCGGGATTTAAATCCAGGAATCGAACGTTTGGAATCGTCACTTTCAGATTTTACTTTGAAGGCGCGGGCCGACTTCCGGTGTGTTCGCGCTGCTCACGTGGCGACTTCACAGCCGCGGAGCTTCGGCCACTCGAGGAATGGAGGACGAAAACGACAAAGTCGGTGAGAAAAAGTGTTTTCTTCCGCTGATGCTTCTACTTTTGTCTCTCTGGTTTAACCTGGTCCAACCCTCTGGTTGAACCAGGTTAAACCAGGTTACCGGTGTGAGTGGGGGCGCGAGGGGGCGCGAGGCGTCGCGAGGCTTCAGCCGCTTGTTGGTCGAGAAGTTTTAGACTTTTTTGCTTGATTGTGAAAAGGTTCCGTCCCGTTATCAGAAGTGATCATTCATTTTTCAGGCTTTATTTAActttttccctgtttgtttcCTCCCTGTGAATCATGAAGAATTAAGATTCACAGAAATTCTGAGGAGCCCAGAACTGGGCTGGGCCCGCAGTTCTGATGGAGTTCTGGTGCCGATGGCCCAGGAGCTCAGCTCCTCGTGTTCCATTCTCTGAGTCAGCTgcaatcgatcaatcaatcgatcAGTGAATCTTGAAGAAGCCTCTGAAATCTGCTGATGAAGCAAATTCTGCAGAAGCTGTTGGATGTTTCAGACTCGCCTCCactggaggacacacacacacacacacacacacacacacacacacacacacacaggcacacacacacacacaggcacacaacacacacacaggcacacacaggcacacaggcacacacacacacaggcacacacacacacacaggcacacacacacacacacacaggcacacacacacacaggcacacacacacacacaccacacacacaggcacacacacacactcacacacacacacacacacacacacactcacacacaaacacaaagtcacccccctcccccccaggcaaccccccccccccccccccctccgtatTGTGTCCAGTCCAGATAAACACACGTGTGTATTTTTAGCTGCTGGTCGTGGTCGCGTGTTTGAGGCGTGTTTGAGGCGTGTTTGAGGCGTGTTGTTGGCGGCGGTGACGGCCTTTCTGACCTTTGCTGCTGCAACTGTGAAGCTGTTGATACAACCATGGCGCCGACGTCATCACCGCGATGATGTCACCGTCGCGATGACGTCACCGTCGCGACGACGTCATCGCGGTCCAGGTGTGAAAGGGGCGGAGTCAGAATAATCTGAGGTCACTGAAACATTTGAATCCTGGactttttctctttggtttcaACGTTATTGAACGAATCGAAAGGTTTTTGccaactttattttgaaatgtttgaaGGAAGTGGTGGAAAGCTCCAGAATAAAACACCTTTCCTTGGCCAGGTGCGTTTGATCCGGACATCCCAGAAGAGGGCGCCTCGACGCCCCCTCCTGGCTGGCTGCACAACATTCACGGATATCAGGGACACGGAAGAGCAGGTGAGATTCCGGCCTCGTTCAAGCCCCAGGTCCAGTTGTCACGTGAGTGTGTCTGCAGAGGGCGACCTgtaccccccgccccccgcctaCACCCCCCAGCCGGAGGCCAACAGGAACACCTTGGTGCCCGACGTCAGGTGAGGCCGGGACTGGAGCACAATCACCTCAAAGACCCAAAGAACCGACAGCCTGCGTCCGTTCTTCCAGAGTTCCCAAGGTGTCCGAGGACCAGGCCCGAGAGGCTCTGCTCCGGTTCGTGGAGTCCAGGTGGAGGTACAGCTCCAAGCCTGCCAGGAACCTGGCCTTCAGGCAGCTCCAGGCCCTCACCGTGTACCGGGTAAACAGCCCCATCAGCTGGCCCCATGTCTGCCCCCCCATGTCTGACCCCCCATGTCTGCCCCCCCATGTCTGACCCCCCATGTCTGACCCCCCATGTCTGCCCCCCCCGTGTCTGACCCCCCCATGTCTGAACCCCCCATGTCTGACCCCCCATGTCTGACCCCCCACAagtctgaccccccccaccgtgtctgacccccccccatgttGAACCCCCCCCAAGTCTGACCCCCCCCATGTCTGACCCCCCCATGTCTGACACCCCCCACGTCTGACACCCCCCCATGTCTGACCCCCCCAAGTCTGACCCCCCCcatgtctgacccccccccatgtctgacCCCCCCCATGTCTGACACACCCCCCATGTCTGACCCCCCATGTCTGACCCCCCCCATGTCTGACCTCACGGAATGTCTTCTGCAGTACCGACTGGAGACCTACACCGAGACCAGGACCAGCAGCTGGCAGTTCGAGGTCTACAACGGTACGTGTTCACACCAGGACTcactagcctagcctagcctagcctagcctagcctagcctagcctagcagAGCTAAGTTTAGTCGAGCTTAATCTCCTTCACTTACACTAACGATGCATGTGTTCTGTCTAATACAATCTGggctggggaggagaggagaggaggaggagagaggagaggagaggagaggaggaggaggagaggagaggagaggagaggaggagaggagaggaggaggaggagaggagaggagaaggaggagaggagaggaggaggagaggagcagaggaggagaggagaggagaggagaggagaggagaggagaggaggggagaggagaggaggagaggaggagaggagaggaggagagagacgatgagaggagaggggaaagggggggagaggagaggagaggaggaggagaggagaggaggggagaggagaggagagggaggagagagatgagaggaagagggggaaaagggggggagaggagaggagagaggaggaggagaggagaggagaggagaggaggagaggagaggagaggagaggagagggaaaaaggcgaggaaaagggagggaagaggagaggaggagggagaggagaggagaggaggggaggggaaggagagggaaggaggagagaagagagggagggagagggaagagaggagaggagaggaagaagagaggaggggaggagaggagaggaggaggagaggagaggagggaggagaggagaggagaggagaggagaggagaggagaggaggaggggacgaaggagaggagaggaagggaggaggaggggggggaggggaggaggaggagaggagaggagaggaggggaggggaaaaagggggggagaggagaggaggaggagaggagagggaggaaggggagggaaggagaggaggaagaaggaggagaggagggggaggagggaagagaggagaggagaggaggaggggagaggaggagggaggggagaggagagagaagaggagaggaggagaggagaggagaggagaggagaggagaggagaggagaggagaggaggggaggagaggagagaggggagaggagggagggaggagaggagaggagaggagaggagaggaggggagggagagaggagaggagaggagaggagaggaggagaggagaggagaggagaggagaggagaggagaggagaggagaggagaggagaggagggactgaagcacctgtccaggtgttctccaggtgttctGAAGCCTCTGCCCCCAACAGGACAGCCAGTGGACGGTGCTGAGTTCGGGGTCAGCCCTCCCCCGTGGGAGATTCCTGTTCCTCCACCTCAGATCTTCACCGACAGAGTGGAGACGCTCCGTGTTCCACACTCGTCCATCGTCAAGGTGCAGACGAAGCTTCCAGGCGTCAGATGGTTGTGATGTTACaccactgttgccatggttacggtCCAATCAacagcctgtgtgtgcgtggtgtgtgtgtgtgcgtgcgtgggtgtgtgtgagcgtgcgtgtgtgtgtgtgagagtgcgtgcgtgtgtgtgtgtgtgcgtgcgtgtgtgtgtgtgtgtgagcgtgcatgtgagtgtgtgtgttgtgtgtggtgtgtgtgtgtgagagtgcgtgtggtgtgtgtgtgagagtgagtgtgtgtgtgtggtgtgagcgtgtgagtgagcgtgcgtgcgtgtgcgtgttggtgtgtgtgtgagcgtgcgtgtgtgtgtgtgtgtgtggtgtgagcgtgcgtgtgtgtgtgtggcgtgcgtgtggtgtgtgtgagggcgtgtgcgtgtgtgtagtgtgaggcgtgtgtgtgtgagtggtgtgtgtgtgtgtgttgtgtgtgcgcaGGTGTGTCACATGTGCAGCGGCTGTGGGCGGGTGCGCTGCAGGGACTGCTCTGGTCGGGGGGGAACGTGAGTTCTCGTCAGGTTTCTCTGCCGGTCCAGATGTGTCGTTGGTGTCTCACGTGCACGGTTTtctcacgtgcacgctcctccCACAGAAGCACTGCATCCTGTGTCACGGCAGGGGCCACAGGAGGATTCCCGGGAACCACAAGAGGGCTTCCAAGACCAGAATCTGCACTTCCTGCCACGGCAGAGGCCGTAAAAGGTTCCGTTTGCTCTTTCCTGCGAATCTCTGTCAGCACGACGTGATGATGCTCAGAAGTTCTGAGAAGTTCTCCATGAGAAGAGCCCTGGCCCAGCTGGACCAGTCaggaggaactcctcctggTTCTGCCCGCTCTGCTCACAGCTGTGGATCCAGAGCCCTGGCCCAGCTGGACCAGTCaggaggaactcctcctggTTCTGCCCAGGAGGCTCTTTCTCTGACGTGAATGATTGACCCgtggtgtcacttcctgtctggcaggTGTTCGTTCTGTCAGGGTCGCGGCTTCAAGACCTGCTCCGCCTGCCAGGGCAGCCAGAACCTGGTGCACTACATCCAGCTGACGGTCACATGGTGCGTGAACACACACGCTCCCGACCGGATCAGAGTCCGCCGCTACAGTCGGGTTCTCCTGTGTTGCAGGAAGAACAACGTCAGCGTCTTCATCCCAGACCGCCAGCCGGACTTCCCGGATCAGAACTTTGAGAAGGTGTCAGGAGAGCCGTTCTTCCTGGACGAGAACACTCTGGTAAAGTCAGATTCCCTGTCACCGCTGGGTCCCTTCACACCAGCAGCTTGATGAGGGTCTGTTGCCGGGCAGGTTTACCCCCCTCCAGGGGTTCCCCGACCTGGAGCTGTGCGACGCTTCTGCAAGAATGATTCACGAACATCTGGAACGTTTCAGCTCCACCAGCCgcatcctgcagcaggtcaggcCATGCTAACACCCATGCTATGCTACCACCATGCTAACACCATGCTATGCTACCACCATGCTAACAGCTACAGGTCTaaatctcttcctgtctccagcGTCAGACCATCGAGCTGCTGCCGCTGACTCAGGCTCACTATCGTTACAACGGGAAAGACTTCAGCTTCTTCGTCTACGGGGTGGAGAACAGGTGTTCCTGGCCAAGTACCGTCTGTCTGCTCGctcctgtgacctttgaccttcagcttCTTCGTCTACGGGGTGGAGAACCAGGTGTTCCTGGCCAAGTACCCGTCTGTCTGCTCGctcctgtgacctttgaccttcagctcTTTAGTCTACGGGGTGGAGAACCAGGTGTTCCTGGCCAAGTACCCGTCTGTCTGCTCGCTCCTGTGACTTTGACCTTCAGCTTCTTCGTCTACGGGGTGGAGAACCAGGTGTTCCTGGCCAAGTACCCGTCTGTCTGCTCActcctgtgacctttgaccttcagctcTTTACTCTGATCTTGGAGACCTTTTTGATCCAAATCAACTTTGGCTCAAACGCtgctgtctgtctacctgtctgctTCTCtatctacctgtctgtctgtctacctatctacctgtctgtctacctgtctgtctacctgtctgctTCTCTatctacctgtctgtctaccttTCTGCCAACCTACCTACCtgtctacctacctacctacctgtcTACTACCTGTCTACCTGtctacctacctacctgtcTACCTACgagatggttgataaatatccagtataacCACTAATCTAGTATCTAAATTAACCTTTGAGACATATTTTTATGTTACTCTTTGCATTtaagttttcttttcttccggTTACGAGGGGAGTTACCGTAAATtctggactatagagcgcacctgattataagccgcaggtCCCTCGTAGTGATATGAAGAATTAGATGGaaaacagatgttttattaccgtaagagacgagtcactgacgagcgacagacaggtcagaaacaacagccactcttttcacttgtgtgtttattcagagaccttaaatccagttttcatcacgtcaggattttttaacttttaatttaatccgcttagcaacataaatatattctaccACAATggccacctctaaaatcttctatctTCATGGCGGTggcaccgcggccgcctgctctctgtgtgctgacccagtcttccagaaccttctcaagctcgctgacccagtcttccagaaccttctcaagctcgctgacccagtcttccagaaccttctcgaGCTcgctgacccagtcttccagaaccttctcgaggtcgttgacccagtcttccagaaccttctcgaGCTCGTTGACCCAggcttccagaaccttctcaagctcgggccacctgcgatgtttacctCTAAAAGCTTCTGTCGTCTCTTTGCTTTGGATCCGTTCTTCAGGCGgcgtctccacctcctccccattgattaccgtaatgccaagattacgcgagTGATCGCtgttaacttaaaagtcgcatcataagCTTTTCTTcgagtattttccacgttgagggtcagtaaaaatgactgattcacaatagttgtgatagtgcgccacgaaaaaacccataaataagccgcagtgtttaaagtgtagaaaaaaagtagcggcttatagtccggaatttACGGTAATTTATGTGATTGTGATACGTAGCTCTGATATGTTCGTATCCCTTT
It contains:
- the dynlrb1 gene encoding dynein light chain roadblock-type 1; this encodes MAEVEETLKRIQSQKGVQGIIVANSEGIPIKTTLDSTSTVQYAGLIHQLLMKARTTIRDIDPQNDLTFLRVRSKKNEIMIAPDKDYFLIVIQNPGH
- the LOC130523920 gene encoding protein SSUH2 homolog; protein product: MGVSICFYNFSLRSYLNVQYNCHSSGFKSRNRTFGIVTFRFYFEGAGRLPVCSRCSRGDFTAAELRPLEEWRTKTTKSVRLIRTSQKRAPRRPLLAGCTTFTDIRDTEEQVRFRPRSSPRSSCHVSVSAEGDLYPPPPAYTPQPEANRNTLVPDVRVPKVSEDQAREALLRFVESRWRYSSKPARNLAFRQLQALTVYRYRLETYTETRTSSWQFEVYNGQPVDGAEFGVSPPPWEIPVPPPQIFTDRVETLRVPHSSIVKKHCILCHGRGHRRIPGNHKRASKTRICTSCHGRGRKRCSFCQGRGFKTCSACQGSQNLVHYIQLTVTWKNNVSVFIPDRQPDFPDQNFEKVSGEPFFLDENTLVKSDSLSPLGPFTPAA